The Taeniopygia guttata chromosome 6, bTaeGut7.mat, whole genome shotgun sequence genome contains a region encoding:
- the PRKG1 gene encoding cGMP-dependent protein kinase 1 isoform X4 — protein sequence MKILKKRHIVDTRQQEHIRSEKQIMQGAHSDFIVRLYRTFKDSKYLYMLMEACLGGELWTILRDRGSFEDSTTRFYTACVVEAFAYLHSKGIIYRDLKPENLILDHRGYAKLVDFGFAKKIGFGKKTWTFCGTPEYVAPEIILNKGHDISADYWSLGILMYELLTGSPPFSGPDPMKTYNIILRGIDMIEFPKKIAKNAANLIKKLCRDNPSERLGNLKNGVKDIQKHKWFEGFNWEGLRKGTLTPPIIPSVASPTDTSNFDSFPEDSDEPPPDDNSGWDIDF from the exons ATGAAGATCCTGAAGAAGCGGCACATCGTGGACACGCGGCAGCAGGAGCACATCCGCTCCGAGAAGCAGATCATGCAGGGCGCCCACTCCGACTTCATCGTCAG GCTCTACAGGACGTTCAAGGACAGCAAGTACCTGTACATGCTGATGGAAGCCTGCCTGGGGGGAGAGCTCTGGACAATTCTCAGGGACAG gGGTTCATTCGAGGATTCCACCACCAGGTTTTACACGGCGTGCGTAGTGGAAGCCTTTGCCTACTTGCATTCCAAAGGGATCATTTATAGGGACCTCAAGCCAGAGAACCTCATTCTGGATCACCGAGGTTATGCCAAGCTG GTCGATTTTggctttgcaaagaaaataggatttggaaagaaaacatgGACTTTTTGTGGCACCCCGGAGTACGTAGCCCCCGAGATCATCCTGAACAAAGGTCACGACATTTCGGCAGACTACTGGTCCCTGGGAATCCTGATGTATGAGCTCCTGACTGGCAG TCCCCCTTTCTCAGGCCCAGACCCCATGAAGACCTATAACATCATATTAAGGGGAATAGACATGATTGAATTTCCAAAGAAGATTGCCAAAAATGCTGCTAACTTAATTAAAAAACTATGCAG GGACAATCCATCAGAAAGATTAGGGAACTTGAAAAATGGAGTGAAAGATATCCAAAAGCACAA ATGGTTTGAAGGCTTTAACTGGGAAGGGTTACGGAAAGGGACACTGACGCCTCCCATCATCCCAAGT GTCGCGTCTCCCACGGACACAAGCAACTTCGACAGCTTCCCAGAGGACAGTGACGAGCCACCCCCTGACGACAACTCAGGATGGGACATagatttttaa